A portion of the Gadus macrocephalus chromosome 10, ASM3116895v1 genome contains these proteins:
- the vegfba gene encoding vascular endothelial growth factor A: protein MRIMLQVILGMFQFLLLTRLPVSQAKLAHWRPADSPRSREAREVRRWMEVYSRSGCEPRDTLVEVWRELPGETHHLFVPACVSVRRCGGCCSDEGMACVPSLTHTLTMELMRTSFMKHDLVELPFVEHSQCECRPKEDARLPTHTTRPLLKPARKGRKKERGKSKRRPVENPIRTTVVVPSPAPPSLPPPLTPSPSLPPPPTQPPSPPPPPTPAPSRPACRPCAGRKWALDGETCRCRCTLAEDNCALKQRRLNPQRCRCEALRA, encoded by the exons ATGAGGATTATGCTTCAAGTTATTCTAGGAATGTTTCAATTCCTGCTCCTCACCAGACTCCCCGTGTCCCAAGCCAAG CTCGCACACTGGCGGCCTGCTGACTCCCCCAGGTCCCGAGAGGCTCGAGAAG tccgcCGCTGGATGGAGGTGTACTCCCGCAGCGGGTGCGAGCCGCGGGACACCCTGGTGGAGGTGTGGCGGGAGTTGCCGGGGGAAACGCACCACCTCTTCGTTCCCGCCTGCGTGTCGGTGCGGCggtgcggcggctgctgctctGACGAGGGGATGGCGTGCGTGCCGTCgctcacgcacacgctcacCATGGAG TTGATGAGGACCTCCTTCATGAAGCACGACCTCGTGGAACTGCCCTTCGTTGAGCACAGCCAGTGTGAGTGCAG ACCCAAAGAAGATGCCCGGCTTCCAACTCATACTACGAG GCCTCTTCTCAAGCCGGCAAGGAAAGGccggaagaaggagagaggcaaATCCAAACGGAGACCAGTGGAAAACCCCATCAGAAC GACCGTCGTGGTTCCCAGCCCTGCTCcgccctccctgcctccccccctgacgccctcaccctccctccctcctcccccgacccagcccccctcccctcctccccccccgacCCCGGCGCCGTCCCGCCCGGCCTGCCGCCCCTGCGCCGGCAGGAAGTGGGCGCTGGACGGGGAGACGTGCCGCTGCCGCTGCACGCTGGCGGAGGACAACTGCGCTCTGAAGCAGCGGAGGCTCAACCCTCAGCGCTGCAG GTGCGAGGCCCTGCGAGCGTGA